From Ictidomys tridecemlineatus isolate mIctTri1 chromosome 2, mIctTri1.hap1, whole genome shotgun sequence, the proteins below share one genomic window:
- the Plppr3 gene encoding phospholipid phosphatase-related protein type 3 produces the protein MGQRWTSGPRAGAKREAAAKTRRGRAAEWGFRATGEKLPIVASSIVSLYFLELTDLFRPAQVGFQCYDRALSMPYVETSEELIPLLMLLSLAFAAPAASIMVGEGLLYCLQARLWGRSGAAGGAEGSISAGGCNFNSFLRRTVRFVGVHVFGLCATALVTDIIQLATGYHAPFFLTVCKPNYTLLGTSCEANPYITQDICSGHDAHAILSARKTFPSQHATLSAFAAVYVSMYFNSVISDATKLLKPVLVFAFAMAAGVCGLTQITQHRSHAVDVYAGFLIGAGIAAYLACHAVGNFQAPPAEKPAAPPPAKDALRALTQRGHDSVYQQNKSVSTDELGPPGRLEGVPRPVAREKTSLGSLKRASVDVDLLAPRSPMGKEHLVTFSNTLPRVSTPSLDDPARRHMTIHVPLDASRSKQLISEWKQKSLEGRGLGLPDEASPAHLRAPAEPMAEEEEDEEEEEDEEEEEDEEGEEEGPIPPSLYPTVQARPGLGPRVLLPPRSGPQPLVHIPEEGAQAGAGLSPKSSAAVRAKWLMMAEKGGAPVAPAQPRVANPPRLLQVIAMSKAPGGPGPKAAETASSSSASSDSSQYRSPSDRDSASIVTIDAHAPHHPVVHLSAGNAPWEWKAAGGGPRGTEGEAGYELGDLARGFRVGSKPPGMSPGSSVSDVDQEEPRFGAVATVNLATGEGLPPQGAADGVLGPASRESTLRWQGGLVLGEREAGEAEAESYFRRMQARRLQD, from the exons CTGCCCATCGTGGCGTCCTCCATCGTGTCGCTGTACTTCCTGGAGCTGACCGACCTCTTCAGGCCCGCGCAGGTGGGCTTCCAGTGCTACGACCGCGCGCTGTCCATGCCCTACGTGGAGACCAGCGAGGAGCTCATCCCCCTGCTCATGCTGCTCAGCCTGGCCTTTGCAGCCCCAGCCGCCTCG ATCATGGTCGGTGAGGGGCTGCTCTACTGCCTTCAGGCCCGGCTGTGGGGCCGCAGCGGGGCCGCTGGCGGGGCCGAGGGCAGCATCAGCGCTGGCGGGTGCAACTTCAACTCCTTCTTGCGGCGCACTGTGCGGTTCGTGG GCGTCCACGTGTTTGGCCTGTGTGCCACAGCTCTGGTGACCGACATCATCCAGCTGGCCACTGGCTACCACGCACCCTTCTTCCTGACCGTCTGCAAGCCCAACTACACTCTGCTGGGCACGTCCTGCGAGGCCAACCCCTACATCACGCAGGACATCTGCTCTGGCCACGATGCCCACGCCATCCTGTCGGCACG GAAGACCTTCCCGTCCCAGCACGCCACGCTGTCCGCCTTTGCCGCCGTCTACGTGTCG ATGTACTTCAACTCCGTCATCTCGGACGCCACGAAGCTGCTCAAGCCCGTGCTGGTGTTCGCCTTCGCCATGGCCGCCGGCGTCTGTGGGCTCACCCAGATCACCCAGCACCGCAGCCACGCGGTGGACGTCTACGCGGGCTTCCTCATCGGGGCGGGCATCGCTGCCTACCTG GCCTGCCACGCGGTGGGCAACTTCCAGGCCCCACCCGCAGAGAAACCCGCGGCTCCCCCACCCGCCAAGGACGCGTTGCGGGCCCTGACCCAGCGGGGCCACGACTCAGTTTACCAGCAGAATAAGTCTGTGAGCACAGATGAGCTGGGCCCACCAGGGCGTCTGGAGGGCGTGCCACGTCCTGTGGCCCGAGAGAAGACGTCCCTGGGCAGCCTGAAGAGGGCCAGCGTGGATGTGGACCTGCTGGCCCCCCGCAGCCCCATGGGCAAGGAGCACTTGGTGACCTTTAGCAACACGCTGCCCCGAGTCAGCACACCCTCGCTGGACGACCCTGCTCGCCGCCACATGACCATCCACGTGCCGCTGGATGCCTCACGCTCCAAGCAGCTCATCAGTGAGTGGAAGCAGAAGTCCCTGGAGGGCCGTGGCCTGGGGCTGCCCGACGAGGCCAGCCCTGCACACCTGCGGGCGCCCGCAGAGCCcatggcagaggaggaggaggacgaggaggaggaggaggacgaggaggaggaggaggacgaggagggggaggaggagggccccATCCCACCCTCACTCTACCCCACGGTGCAGGCGCGGCCAGGGCTGGGACCGCGGGTCCTGCTCCCGCCACGGTCGGGGCCTCAGCCGCTGGTGCACATCCCCGAGGAGGGGGCGCAGGCAGGCGCGGGCCTGTCCCCCAAGAGCAGCGCCGCCGTGCGTGCCAAGTGGCTCATGATGGCCGAGAAGGGCGGGGCCCCGGTGGCCCCCGCGCAGCCCCGCGTGGCCAACCCCCCTCGGCTGCTGCAGGTCATTGCCATGTCCAAGGCCCCGGGCGGGCCGGGACCCAAGGCAGCAGAGACGGCCTCGTCCTCCAGTGCCAGCTCTGACTCCTCGCAGTACCGCTCGCCCTCAGACCGCGACTCGGCCAGCATCGTCACCATCGATGCTCACGCACCCCACCACCCTGTGGTCCACCTGTCGGCGGGTAACGCGCCCTGGGAGTGGAAGGCAGCGGGCGGTGGGCCCCGGGGGACGGAGGGTGAGGCGGGGTACGAGCTGGGGGACCTGGCGCGTGGCTTCCGCGTGGGGTCCAAGCCACCAGGCATGTCCCCGGGCTCATCAGTCAGCGACGTGGACCAAGAGGAGCCGCGCTTTGGGGCCGTGGCCACTGTCAACCTGGCCACGGGAGAGGGGCTGCCCCCACAGGGCGCAGCGGACGGAGTGCTGGGGCCAGCCAGCCGCGAGTCCACACTGCGGTGGCAGGGCGGCCTGGTGCTGGGCGAGCGGGAGGCCGGTGAGGCGGAGGCTGAGAGCTACTTCCGGAGGATGCAGGCCCGCAGGCTCCAGGACTGA